From the Pseudodesulfovibrio indicus genome, the window CCGGGCCAACCTGCTGATCCTCGACGAACCGACCAACCACCTGGACATCGAGACCCGCGAAGGGCTGATCCGCGCCCTCCAGGACTATGAAGGCACGTTGCTCTTCGTGGCCCACGACCGCTACCTGCTCAACGAGGTGGCCGAGGAGGTCTGGTCCCTGGACGAGAACGGGCTGACCCAGTACGTGGGCGGGTTCGAGGAGTTCCACGCCCGCCAGAAGCAGGAGGAGGCGTGCCGCAACAACCAGGCCGCCTGCGATCCCGAGGAAAGCCTCGAAAAGCGCAGGATGACCAAGGAGGAGAAGCGCCGCCAGGCCGAGGAGCGCAATCGCCTCTACCGCGAGCTCAAGCCGCTGAAGAAGAAGTACGACAAGCTGGAGGCGGACCTGGAAAAGGTCCTGGACGAGCAGGCCGCCCTGGAAGAGAAGATGAACGATCCCGCCACCTACGAGAAGCCGGAGGAAGCCCTCAAGTTGAACGCGGCCTACAAGGAGGCCTCGGAGTGGGCCGACTCGCTCATGGAGCGCATGGCCGTGCTCGAAGAGCAGATGGAAACCATCACCGGCGGCCGGGAGGACCTGTGACCAAGCCCCTCCTGGAGGTGGTCGCTGGCATCGTCTGGCGCGGCGGCGAGTACCTGGCCGTGCAGCGTCCCGAAGGCGCGCGCATGGCGGGCTGGTGGGAGTTTCCGGGCGGCAAGATCGAGCCGGGCGAAAGCCGTGAGGCGGCTCTGGTTCGCGAGTTCCGCGAGGAGCTGGACGTCACCCCGCTTACGTTCGAGTACTGGCGCGATCTGGTCCACGAGTACGACGAGTTCGTCGTGCGCCTGCATTTCTTCCATATCCGCAGCTATTCCGGCGAATTGAAGGGGGTAGAGGGGCAAAGCATGGTCTGGGTCGATCCAAACGGCCCGGTTTCCCTCGATTTCCTGCCCGCCGACATCGCCATTGTCGAAGCCCTGCATTCATGATCCCGATGGCGTCCCGCCGTTGTTTGCGACCATTTCCCCATTGAAGGTTGAGCAAAGAAGGAGTATGTAACTTCACTTGCCCGCTTTGGGCCGACCCAGCATCGATCGTTGAAGGAGTAAGCTTTGCGCGTTTGTGATTTGATCCAAAGGAAGTCCCCGTTCCTCTCCCTGGAGTTCTTTCCGCCCAAGGAAAGAGAAGCCTGGCCCGCATTTTTCGCGGTCGTGGACAAGCTCAAGGTCCTTGATCCCCTGTTCGCGTCCGTGACCTATGGCGCGGGCGGCGGCACCCAGGACAACACCCTGGAGATCGCCACCCGAATGAAACGGGACCACGGCATAGAGCCCGTCACCCATCTGACCAGCGTCGGCGCTTCCGCCGAAAAGCTGGACGCCTTCCTGGACTCCCTGCGCGCCGCCGATATCCAGAACGTTCTGGCCCTGCGCGGCGATCCGCCCCGGGGCGTGGCGGATTTCGACTTCAACGCCCAGGAGTTCAAGCACGCCTCGGACGTCATCGAGCACATCACCGCCAGATATCCCGAGATGTGCGTTGGCGGCGCGGCCTATCCCGAGCCCCATTGCGAGTCTCCGTCCATCAAGTCCGACCTGGACATGGTCCTTCTCAAGGTGAAGAAGGGCGCGCAGTTCCTCGTGACCCAGCTGTTTTTCGACAACCGGCTCTATTTCGACTATGTGGACCGGCTCAAGGCCATGGGCTCCGACGTGCCGGTCATCCCCGGCATCCTGCCCATCATGAGCCTGAAGTCCGCCAAGTTCACCCTGAGCCTGTGTGGCGCGGCCATCCCGGGCAAGTTCCTGAGCGCTTTGGAAAAAGCGTATGAGGAGGGCGGTGACGATGCCGTGTACGCACTCGGCATCGACTACGCGACCAAACAGGCGCAGCAGCTCATCGACGGAGGCGCTCCGGGCGTGCATCTCTACACGCTCAACCGCGCCGAGGCTGTTCTGGAAATCGGAAAGAATCTCAATATATAGATTTTGGGGGTATGAATATGAGCAAGAATTTCGTCGTCGCCGTGTGCGGCGCAACGGGCGCGGTGGGTCAGGAAATGCTGAAGGTCCTGGAGCAGAGGAATTTCCCCTGCAGCGAGATCATCCCGCTGGCCTCGGCGCGCAGCGCGGGCAAGAAAGTGTCCTGCCAGGGGCAGGAGCTGACCGTCCGTGAGCTGACCAAGGATTCCTTCAAGGGCGTGGACATCGCCCTGTTCTCCGCCGGCGGCGCCATCAGCAAGGAGTTCGCTCCCATCGCCGCCGCCTCCGGCTGCGTGGTGGTGGACAACTCCGCCGCCTGGCGCATGGATGACGAGTGCCCCCTGGTGGTCCCCGAAGTGAACCCCCACGACCTCGATTGGCACAAGGGCATCATCGCCAACCCCAACTGCTCCACCATCCAGATGATGGTCGCGCTCAAGCCCATCCACGACGAGGCCAGAATCAAGCGCGTGGTCGTCTCCACTTACCAGGCCGTGTCTGGCACCGGACAGAAGGCCATCGAGGAGCTGGAGAACCAGGTGCGCCGCCTCATGTCCGGCCAGCCCGTGGTGGCCGACGTGTACGCCCACCAGATCGCCTTCAACTGTCTGCCGCACATCGACGTCTTCCAGCCCAACGGCTACACCAAGGAAGAGATGAAGATGGTCAACGAGACGACCAAGATCATGGGCGACCCGACCATCAAGGTCACCGCCACCTGCGTGCGCGTGCCGGTCTTCTACGGCCACTCCGAGTCCGTGAACATCGAGACCGAGCAGAAGCTTTCCGCCGACGACGTGCGTTCGCTCCTGGCCAAGGCCCCCGGCATCATCATCGAGGACTACCCGGAGAAGCTCGCCTATCCCATGCCGATCAACGCCGCGGGCGAGGACGCCACCTACGTGGGCCGCATCCGCGAGGACGAGACCATCGACAACGGCATCAACATGTGGATCGTCTCCGACAACATCCGCAAGGGCGCCGCCCTGAACACCGTCCAGATCGCCGAAGTCCTCATCGAGCGCGACCTGGTTCGCGTTCCCTAAGGAGAGCATCGTGGCCAAGGTAGCGGATTCCAAGACGTATCTCGAAGCGATGCTGGCCGTCGAGCGGCCCGGCGCGCACGAGATCCAGGCCTTTTACGAGCACCGCGTGGGCATGATCTGCACCGACCCGCAGCTCATGGTCATGCCCTGGGACGACCATCTGGTCCACCGGGGAGACGGCATCTTCGAAACCATGAAGTTCGTGGGCCGGAAACTGTACCAGCTGGAACCGCACATGGCCCGCATGCAGCGGTCCTGCGAGGCCATCTACATGACCCCGCCGTGTTCCTGGGACGAGATCCGGGAGCTGATCCTCGACGTGGCCCGCGCGGGCGGCCGCGAGAACGGCATGGTCCGCGTGCTCATCGGGCGCGGCCCCGGCGGGTTCGGCATCTATCCGTCCGAATGCCCGGAGGCCAGCCTCTACGTTGTCTCCTACGACCTGCACCCCAAGGCCGAGTCGGTCTACGAAAAGGGCGTCACCGCCTTCAAGACCTCCATCCCGGCCAAGCAGTCGTACCTGGCGACCATCAAGTCCATCGACTACCTGCCCAACGTGCTCATGAAGCACGAGGCCGAGGAAAAGGGCTACGACTTCCCGTTCTGCTTCGACGCCAACGGGTTCCTGGCCGAAGGCGCCACCGAGAACGTCTGCATCGTGGACGAGGCGGGCCGCCTGGTCATCCCGGAGTTCACCAACGCCCTGGCCGGGACCACCCTCCTGCGGGCCGTGGACCTGGTCAAGAATGAGATGCCAATCATCTTCCGCAGCATCAGCGAAGAGGAAATCCTCCTGGCGCGTGAAGTGATCATCGTGGGAACCACCGGCGACGCCATCCCCGTGGTCCGCTTCAACGGCAAACCCATCCACAACGTCAAGCCCGGACCGGTCGCCAAACGCATCCGGGAACTCCTCAAGCAAGACCTCATCGACACCGGCATCCAGCTGTAGTCGTCGAGTCATAGTCATTAAAAGGGGCCGCGCTGAAGCGCGGCCCCTTTCTTGTTATGCCTCCGGCGGCCAGAGGGAAAACTTTTGGA encodes:
- a CDS encoding (deoxy)nucleoside triphosphate pyrophosphohydrolase → MTKPLLEVVAGIVWRGGEYLAVQRPEGARMAGWWEFPGGKIEPGESREAALVREFREELDVTPLTFEYWRDLVHEYDEFVVRLHFFHIRSYSGELKGVEGQSMVWVDPNGPVSLDFLPADIAIVEALHS
- a CDS encoding methylenetetrahydrofolate reductase, whose amino-acid sequence is MRVCDLIQRKSPFLSLEFFPPKEREAWPAFFAVVDKLKVLDPLFASVTYGAGGGTQDNTLEIATRMKRDHGIEPVTHLTSVGASAEKLDAFLDSLRAADIQNVLALRGDPPRGVADFDFNAQEFKHASDVIEHITARYPEMCVGGAAYPEPHCESPSIKSDLDMVLLKVKKGAQFLVTQLFFDNRLYFDYVDRLKAMGSDVPVIPGILPIMSLKSAKFTLSLCGAAIPGKFLSALEKAYEEGGDDAVYALGIDYATKQAQQLIDGGAPGVHLYTLNRAEAVLEIGKNLNI
- a CDS encoding aspartate-semialdehyde dehydrogenase; amino-acid sequence: MSKNFVVAVCGATGAVGQEMLKVLEQRNFPCSEIIPLASARSAGKKVSCQGQELTVRELTKDSFKGVDIALFSAGGAISKEFAPIAAASGCVVVDNSAAWRMDDECPLVVPEVNPHDLDWHKGIIANPNCSTIQMMVALKPIHDEARIKRVVVSTYQAVSGTGQKAIEELENQVRRLMSGQPVVADVYAHQIAFNCLPHIDVFQPNGYTKEEMKMVNETTKIMGDPTIKVTATCVRVPVFYGHSESVNIETEQKLSADDVRSLLAKAPGIIIEDYPEKLAYPMPINAAGEDATYVGRIREDETIDNGINMWIVSDNIRKGAALNTVQIAEVLIERDLVRVP
- a CDS encoding aminotransferase class IV — protein: MAKVADSKTYLEAMLAVERPGAHEIQAFYEHRVGMICTDPQLMVMPWDDHLVHRGDGIFETMKFVGRKLYQLEPHMARMQRSCEAIYMTPPCSWDEIRELILDVARAGGRENGMVRVLIGRGPGGFGIYPSECPEASLYVVSYDLHPKAESVYEKGVTAFKTSIPAKQSYLATIKSIDYLPNVLMKHEAEEKGYDFPFCFDANGFLAEGATENVCIVDEAGRLVIPEFTNALAGTTLLRAVDLVKNEMPIIFRSISEEEILLAREVIIVGTTGDAIPVVRFNGKPIHNVKPGPVAKRIRELLKQDLIDTGIQL